A single genomic interval of Daucus carota subsp. sativus chromosome 1, DH1 v3.0, whole genome shotgun sequence harbors:
- the LOC108195083 gene encoding protein BIG GRAIN 1-like B, whose product MHSWDKSTRQRKNQANQSFSSSLLDEIYRELDGGVDERRMEIIKQNKERNVKKLSSSGGFGGRGKGRSSVENEEMSSLKRACLLEKWMEQKVNEKALARGRGSLVHDNDPLFFSSSSCSSDSSFGGFSSSETESFGVAKIKRPPIPKPIRTGSRIVGNSVAQNERQSEFYLFDDYRNHQTNKINEDGSRLVKSKARAQKIYANLKKIKQPISPGGRLTSFINSIFTNSNPKKSRESHRNAGNCSEVSGDWKSRSAQTSTCSSASSFSRSCLSKNSPNSKQKRNNGVQRSVRFYPVSVIVDEDSRPCGHKCLYEEEVEKFKNPIPCSQTNLKQPMPPVVDHRSNDVSRNYEKSKKIDFAASINQEEDYDFEDDCASDLSSDLFELDHLASFKDDRFCEDLPVYETTHLGLNRAIANGLIR is encoded by the coding sequence ATGCATAGCTGGGATAAATCTACGAGGCAGAGGAAAAATCAAGCTAACCAATCATTTTCCTCGAGTCTTCTTGATGAGATCTACAGGGAGCTCGATGGTGGCGTTGATGAGAGGCGCATGGAAATTATAAAGCAGAATAAAGAAAGGAATGTGAAGAAATTGAGTAGTAGTGGTGGTTTTGGAGGCAGAGGGAAGGGGAGAAGTAGCGTTGAAAATGAAGAGATGAGTAGTTTGAAAAGAGCTTGTTTGTTGGAGAAATGGATGGAACAGAAGGTGAATGAAAAGGCTTTGGCTAGAGGGAGAGGGTCATTGGTGCATGATAATGATCCTTTGTTTTTTAGTTCTAGTTCTTGTTCTTCGGATTCTAGTTTCGGAGGATTCTCATCCTCCGAGACAGAATCTTTTGGTGTGGCAAAAATAAAGAGGCCTCCCATTCCCAAACCAATTCGGACTGGTAGTCGAATTGTTGGGAACTCTGTCGCTCAGAATGAGCGACAAAGTGAGTTCTATTTGTTTGATGATTATCGTAATcatcaaacaaataaaataaacgaaGATGGCAGTCGTTTGGTAAAGTCGAAGGCCCGTGCTCAAAAGATTTACGCAAATTTGAAGAAGATCAAACAACCTATCTCGCCAGGTGGCCGGCTCACGAGTTTTATAAATTCTATCTTTACTAATAGTAACCCCAAGAAAAGCAGAGAATCACACCGCAATGCCGGTAACTGTAGTGAAGTGAGTGGTGATTGGAAGTCTAGGTCTGCTCAGACATCTACATGTTCATCAGCCTCTTCGTTTTCAAGATCATGTTTGAGCAAGAATTCCCCAAATTCGAAGCAGAAACGCAACAATGGGGTCCAAAGATCGGTCAGATTCTACCCGGTGAGCGTCATAGTTGATGAAGACAGTCGTCCTTGCGGCCACAAATGCCTTTACGAAGAAGAGGTTGAGAAATTTAAGAATCCAATTCCGTGTAGCCAGACCAATCTGAAACAGCCAATGCCGCCTGTTGTGGATCACAGGAGCAATGACGTTTCAAGGAATTATGAAAAATCGAAGAAGATTGATTTTGCTGCTTCAATTAATCAGGAAGAGGATTATGATTTTGAAGATGATTGTGCTAGTGATTTGAGCTCGGACTTATTTGAGCTTGATCATTTAGCATCATTTAAGGATGATAGGTTCTGCGAGGATCTTCCGGTTTATGAAACTACTCATTTAGGGCTCAACCGTGCGATAGCAAATGGTTTGATTCGTTAA
- the LOC108207666 gene encoding mechanosensitive ion channel protein 10 produces MDANGKKKSSGEISMAESRKSSDVVVMVSGEERDVKSSPRRVSDDLPIGNVKFVPTSSPSPENARFSPSPNRPPKSPTNETVTRRKSLARSVYSKPKSRFGEQPVSIDSDVFAESSSLKLEHMNSSGNSPIKNSSSASPNNKMVSANSSFRDIMMRNVSVTTPRTPLMASARKMDEDEEIYRKVSTQNKLKHKKVKIRVLIEWLVFLLILGNLIACLTIDKLHHTTKWGLETWKWCLLVMAIFSGLLFTSWFMQFVVLLIELNFLLRKKVLYFVHGLKRSARVCLWLTLVLLTWLSFFNHGIEGSKSAGKVLFYITWTLVSLLIGSVLWLLKTLLLKLLASSFHVTTFFDRIQESIFHQYYLQVLSGPPLLASAEMPQRTNTAQFSLRRTKKDNQGTEKTKTAVIDIHKLHKMKREKVSAWTMKMLVDVISKKGLSTISDDLDESDFDRNAEQTDKEITNEMEAVAAAYHIFQNVAQPDCLYIDELDLRKFIMEEEVDYIFPLIDVAEKGQIDKKALTEWVVKVYNDRKALAHALNDTKTAVKQLNTLLTAILIVFMSIVWLLLVEIATTKVLVFFSSQLVAAAFLFGNTCKTIFEAIIFVFVMHPFDVGDRCVVDGVQMVVEEMNILTTVFLRFDNEKIYYPNSVLATKAISNFYRSPDMGDSLEFSIDFMTPVEKIGDLKVKILKYLERTPQFWHPNHNLVVKEIEDVNKIKMVLFFNHTMNFQDIAEKSRRRSELVIEMKKIFDELNIRYNLLPQEIRLVKSEVAI; encoded by the exons ATGGATGCAAATGGTAAGAAAAAAAGTAGTGGAGAAATAAGTATGGCCGAAAGCCGTAAAAGCAGTGACGTTGTTGTGATGGtctctggtgaagaaagagatgtCAAGAGTTCACCTCGTAGAGTTTCGGATGATTTGCCTATTGGAAATGTGAAATTTGTACCAACAAGTTCTCCTTCCCCTGAAAATGCTAGGTTTAGTCCCAGTCCTAATAGGCCCCCCAAAAGCCCCACAAATGAAACCGTAACGCGTCGAAAATCACTTGCCAGATCAGTGTACTCAAAACCGAAGTCTAGGTTTGGAGAACAACCGGTTTCCATTGATTCTGATGTTTTTGCAGAAAGTAGCTCATTGAAGCTAGAGCATATGAATTCAAGTGGTAATTCACCTATTAAAAATTCATCAAGTGCTTCCCCCAACAATAAAATGGTTTCAGCTAATAGTTCTTTCAGAGACATAATGATGAGAAATGTGTCTGTAACTACTCCGAGGACGCCGTTGATGGCTTCTGCGAGAAAAatggatgaagatgaagaaatttaCAGGAAGGTGAGTACTCAAAACAAATTGAAGCACAAAAAggtcaaaattagggttttgattgaATGGTTAGTCTTTCTGTTGATTTTGGGGAATTTGATTGCTTGCTTGACCATTGATAAGTTGCACCATACAACGAAATGGGGTTTGGAGACATGGAAATGGTGTCTTCTTGTAATGGCGATCTTTTCTGGCTTGTTGTTCACCTCTTGGTTTATGCAGTTCGTGGTTTTGTTGATTGAACTGAACTTTCTGTTGAGAAAAAAAGTGTTATATTTCGTCCATGGTTTAAAAAGGAGTGCTCGTGTCTGTCTGTGGTTGACCTTGGTTCTTTTAACTTGGCTTTCTTTTTTCAATCATGGCATCGAGGGGTCAAAAAGTGCAGGAAAGGTGCTCTTCTATATTACTTGGACTCTAGTTTCCCTGCTCATTGGTTCAGTCTTGTGGCTCCTGAAGACTTTGCTTCTTAAATTGTTGGCGTCGTCTTTCCATGTTACCACATTTTTTGATAGAATTCAGGAATCAATTTTCCATCAGTATTATCTCCAAGTCCTCTCAGGGCCTCCACTTCTGGCATCAGCAGAAATGCCCCAAAGAACGAATACTGCTCAATTTAGTCTGCGTAGAACGAAGAAAGATAATCAAGGGACGGAAAAAACTAAAACAGCAGTGATTGACATACATAAGCTTCATAAAATGAAGCGGGAAAAAGTTTCTGCATGGACCATGAAGATGTTGGTTGATGTGATATCGAAGAAAGGGCTGTCCACAATTTCTGATGACCTAGATGAGAGTGATTTTGATCGAAATGCTGAACAGACTGATAAGGAGATAACCAACGAGATGGAAGCAGTTGCTGCTGCCTATCACATCTTTCAGAACGTGGCTCAACCTGATTGCCT GTACATTGATGAGTTAGACCTAAGGAAATTTATAATGGAGGAGGAGGTTGATTATATCTTTCCATTGATTGATGTGGCTGAAAAAGGACAAATAGACAAGAAAGCTTTGACAGAATGGGTG GTGAAAGTTTATAATGATCGGAAAGCTCTGGCTCATGCTTTGAATGATACCAAAACGGCAGTAAAGCAACTGAACACCCTTCTCACGGCAATCCTAATTGTTTTCATGAGTATTGTGTGGCTACTTTTGGTGGAAATTGCAACAACAAAAGTACTTGTGTTTTTCTCATCACAGCTTGTTGCAGCAGCCTTTTTGTTTGGCAATACTTGCAAAACTATTTTTGAAGCAATCATATTTGTATTTGTGATGCATCCATTTGATGTTGGTGATCGTtgtgttgttgatggtgttcaG ATGGTAGTAGAAGAGATGAATATTCTTACAACTGTGTTCTTGAGATTTGATAATGAAAAGATATACTACCCGAATTCGGTTTTGGCTACCAAAGCCATCAGCAATTTCTACAGGAGCCCAGATATGGGAGACTCGTTAGAGTTTTCCATTGATTTCATGACTCCAGTAGAGAAGATCGGGGATTTAAAAGTGAAGATTTTAAA GTATCTAGAGCGGACACCTCAATTTTGGCATCCTAACCACAATTTGGTGGTGAAGGAAATTGAAGACGTAAACAAGATAAAGATGGTACTCTTTTTCAATCATACCATGAACTTTCAAGATATCGCAGAAAAGAGCAGACGAAGATCAGAATTAGTCAttgagatgaagaagatatTTGATGAGCTGAATATTAGATATAATCTGCTTCCCCAAGAAATTCGCCTGGTAAAGTCTGAAGTCGCCATATAA